The Glycine max cultivar Williams 82 chromosome 3, Glycine_max_v4.0, whole genome shotgun sequence sequence ATACCACACAGATGACATCGAAATCTGGCTCAGAATCCAGTAGATCCTCATCCTCCATCTTGTCTTCATCCACTGGAGGCAGGAGTCTCTCCTTTACCGGCCTCCTAGATACTTCTTTATACTAGCCCGTTTGTAGATTCTGTTGGGCCAATTTCTTCTGACGCTGGAACCTGCGCCATTGGGTCCTCGTCATAGGATTCTTTCCTTTGTAATTGTTCCTATAAGAGTACTTATTAGCCTCTTGTGGGCCAACTTGCTTCGTTCCACTCGAACCACCTACTTCCATGATCCCTTTGTTGAACCTTATGAGTCCCTGGTGCATCCATTTTTCGACCGGAACTGAACCAGGAAGAGCGAAAGTATTCCTTCGACCAGACTTCTGATTAATATTCGATTGCACCATAACTCTTTTGCCTTTATCGAAACGTTGGTTCTGCTTTGCCCCCTTGTTAACAACTTGGTATTTCTTGAGGCCCTCAGTAGCCTCCCTATCACATACTGCACTGCAGCGAGGGCAGCGCATCACAATCTTGTTTTCGAGTTTGCATCTGTTCAAGAAATCAATTAACTCCTCCTCAGCCTGAGGATACACAACCTTCATTTGTTCGTTGTAATCTTCTTCAGATATGTCCTGAATTTGCACATGAGATACCTCCATTGTTTCGACCATCATTATTTCTTGGGGCTCCGCATAGAGAGTTTCAGCAGCTTTGGACGTTTCAGCATTTGCCTGAACAACCTTTGGTTTCTCACCAAATTTGAGCCTCCCTTCGTCGAGAGCCTTTTgaaccaaatccctgaaaagaaCACAACGTGAGGTTTTATGGCCaaggaaattatgaaatttacaataacccCTTTTCTTCTGTTGTTCGATTGGGGGTACTTTCAAGCCCTTAGGGACAACAATCTGGCCATCTGTgactaataaatcaaatatttcatcACATTTAGTTATGTCAAAAGTATAAGTTTTAGacacaaatttatcatttttaggtTCAACAGGGTTTTTTCCATTGGAAGGTCTAAGGAGTTTACAAACATAAGGAGGTCCAGGTTTTAATTCTGCTAAATCAACCTCATTGTCTTCGATATCTTCATAAATAATATCGAACTCCTGGTCGCTGTCATTGGTTTCGACATATGCGACTTTTTCCTTCTTGTGGAATTTAGAATTTCTAGCCTTTTCAGCCTTTAATCGTTCGAGTTGTCGAACTCTATCAGCCAATTGAGCCATATCCCTTAAATACTGGGTATCTAATTTCTTTCTAATCGAATAATCTAGGCCACCAGCAGCCATTTCGACTAATTCATGTTCAGGGACTTGGGTGAAACACCTTGCCTTTAAGAGTCTGAATCTGTTCAAATAATCATCAATTGATTCAGGTGCCTTGCGTCGAACGCTAGCTAACTCTTTAAGGCTGATCTTAGACTGTCCCATATAAAATTGCTCATGGAAAATCCTTTCCAATTGGTTCCAATTATGTATGGAATGAGGAGGAAGGGTTGTAAACCATGTAAAAGCATTTTTAGTCAAGGAATTAGggaaaaatttcattcttaaattttcattattagccAAATCCCCTGCCTCGACCAAATATCTAGCAATGTGTTCGACAGTGGACTCATTTGTCTCTCCTGCAAACTTAGTAAACTTAGGGATttttacaccccttggtaattctGTCTGTAACACATACTCAGATAATGGAGACACAAAATTAGGCCTATGTAAGCCTAAGTTCAAACCATTCTGCACCAAAATCGTTTCGACCATTTGGGCCAGGTTATTCTGCCTATCGAAACGGTTTTGTTGAATATTCCCTATTACTTCATCAGCATTTTGGTTCCTATTTACCAATACTATACCAGGGTTTGGTTCGACCTGTTGGACTGGTGGCTCTATGCGTGCCGCTGGTTGTGGTGCTTGAGCCATTTGTATCCCTGGGTTATTAGGCATCTGTATCTCTTGGACAGGCGCCTGTATTTGGATCTGTCGAATTGGTGGTTGCTGTATGGGTGGTGCCCCAAAAAAGTCAGCCATTCGACTTATTTGATTTGTTAACATTTGGTAACTGtcatttgtattttgaattaagGGGTTAATAACAGttcctatttgttgtgttaACATATTAACCATATCATGGTTACTTTCATCCATTTGTTGTCTGAGTGACAAAACGGatgtattggttaaatgttgaggaattaccctaccttgattgccCGCTGCAGATCCTGATGGAGAGGACATATTAAGATTCTCTATATTTGGTTGAGAGTTTTGCAACCCTGCCATCAAAGATGTAGGCATGCCATATAGAGGGTTTTGAGGCGGTCGAAAGGGACTTCCACTGGGATTCCCTAGACTAGGGTTATTCCATGGGGCAAAAGCAGACGCTGACGTGGTCGAACTTGCCAACGTCATGTTGGTCATGGGAGAAGTTACCCCTGTCTGATTCATAACCATCGAAGCGGTCGAACTTATCGTGCCAACAGTTTGGTCAGGAATTGCTCCTATGCCAGAATTTATATTGGCATTACTGACAGATGTCTGCGTTGGTTGTCCCTCCATATTTGGAAGGTCATTGTTTCGATTACTTGGGGGTGGTCTAGTCATCCTTGTACGAGTTTTGAATTCTGTTAAGTGTGGAACAGATTTCCcacttcttaaatgcatacaaGATCAAAACAATTAAGAATGCAATAAACCAACTGTTCTaaacaaaactttttttaaaaataattttaagcaaaacACAATTGACCGATCCCACTGGGCGTGCCAATTTGTTTACACTGGAATTTGGTAAACAACCGCTAGTCTAGGTTAATTGCTTGCGAGATCAACTAGTGAATCTCAGGAGCATGTCATTTGTGTGTTTGCTTTAAATGTAAAACCGTTAATGTTCATCATTGCAATAAACATTTACTGGTTCGAAATTTGCAAAAAGGAAGATTCTTTGACAGAATCGAAATGCTGAAAGTAACTTGACAAGGGAAGATAAATTGCAGAATGTAAAGGAGCAGTGagttcattcgatcgaatgaaccatttaaaagGCAGGAATTATAAAGCGAAGCGTAAATTGCATTGCATTCGAAATGTAAAGTTTACAGAAATTTAAAATGGTTCACAAACAAACATACATTCTCCTTGTGTACTCGTTTCTCTCTGCGCTGGGTACTTTGAGTGTATAAGGATTTGTATCAATGATTTGCAACCCTGAAATCTGACTAAAAAACtgctatatatagacattcGAAAATAAACTGCCCTAACGGTCGAACACTATCCTAATGCCAAGTGTCCTGCCACGTACACCTTGCATGCACATAACTGCTCCTTAGAACGGTTACCCACATTGCTCGAAGTCGAACTGATTTTGTGAAGTTTTGTCAGAAATTGCACTAAGTCCAGAAATCTGGCTGCCTTGACTTCGACTCGAGTATACACCAGTTCGAATCGCCCAATGATTCGAAGCCCTCTTTCTTGTCTTAGCCTTGTACTTCGTAAATACTTCCTTGCACCTGGGAATCTCTTTCAAAAACTCTTTTTCCGATTCGAACAGAATCTAACCAAATTCGAATTTAGAGCATATTTTTAGCTCATCAAAAATATGGGCTAACACATATGTGTTAAATCTGGGtctataagttttttaaaatattgtaaatttGATATAACATGTGACCATAAgttgtatttaagttttttaaaaaatatattgataagaATATATAATTTGCTAGCTACTTTGTGCTTGCTTTGACTACCTTTAAACCCTGCCCAAATATATTTTAGCaaagaatatataatttaagtgTTTGGGATGGAAGAGGAAACGGGGTCGTTAATTTCTCCGTTAAGGTGGTGGctgcggcggcggcggcgcCGCCGCCACCCGCTGCCGGTGGGCCATGCGGGTTTCTTATAAATGCTGAGAAAGATTATTGTTGGTGGTCTTCTTCTAGTGGAGTTGTTACTGGAATTCCGGTTTCGTGGAACAACTCTTCCACAACAACTTGCAAAGGaaatgtttgatttgattttcgaTGAATCTGTTTGCAACTAGATAGAAGGATTATTGttcattatcttttttcttttaatttggaaATCAATTTGGTGTGTATATATTGAACATAAGAAAAGTTATATAGAGTCTGATTGAATATAAGGTttgaagagttttttttatatataaaaaaaactttttatcttcaataaaaaaactttcaaaaacacttttgatttatataaaaaatgctaataaaaGTGTTTGAGAAATTGGATTTCTCTTAATTGAACGTGGAGTGGAATTGCTGAACTGTAGTGATGGAGTCATTAATTAATGTAGTGGCAGTGGTATgctgaaaagaaaatgatgcaTGTACATACAACTGTTAATGctggaaagaaaattatatatatatatatatatatatatatatatatatatatatatatatatatatatatatatatatatatatatatatatatatatatatatatatatatatatatatatatatatatatatatatatatatatatacaataatgATCCTTTTTCTTCGTCCAGTGGAGTTGTCACTGGCATTTGACAACAAGCACGAGCAATGTTTGGTTTGTTCAATCTGCTTACAACTAGATACgacttttgtttattattttcttttttcggtGGAAAACAATATGGTGTGTACAGATAATTATTAGGTTCATGATTTGACTTTGGTGAATCATTACGGGTTTGTATTgtaggaaggaaaggaaaaaaagttgagaaaatagaataaatgaaaatagagaTGAGAAAAATCGAATGAGTATATTTATAAAAGGAGATATATTTTTGTAGAAAAAGCttgtgaagtattttatttacgAGTTTTATATATAAAGCAAAAAGTCtaacacaaaatttaaatattaatattattttaatcttaaaatcaAACTCCTAACTTCCTAaatctaaaagataattaagatcaaatcattatctttatctaaacaaattttatatttataatatttttaaatttaaataatatcctaaaaatttaaaacaaatatcatTATTCCATTCTAAACTAAAAATATCAGGTATATTCTTAACATGTATacacaactattttttttatctcttttcagaagaaaaaaaaaactatttttatctcTACTAGTAGTGTATCTATCTCCTCGATCAAATCAGATAATGTTATTAATATGTCAATAGATTACACTTTCAGAAATGAAgttaatttaaaacataatttcagTAACTAATAGGAATCTTTTTgggaaatatatattaaaatcggtacaatgaaaaataaataatacttagAAGAAAAGGATTAACTAACAAATTACTAATAGTTTATGTCTCTTATTTTATCTGTTCAATAATACAAATTTGTCCTTTTTCGATTTCGTTTACTTGTTGTTCAGTCAAttcaaatttggtcattcatatttaccttaaaatttaaaatctttgtTAAACTAAAGACTCTCATATTATTCTCGAATTTACACGCGCTATTGatcaattgaaatatatttttttggaagaaTTCGGAAGTTTTGATTCAAAGTCttaaattagtatttataataaaaccgtgaaaatttttaattagcaacccgaaacaattttataaaaagtatcCCATACAAATTAAATGATACAATGAATGAGACTTTTTTAAGtatagaatgttttttttaggGCAATGACTGAAAAAGTCAATTGagcaataatataaaaatgaataatcacattaaatcaagaataaattatattttaaaaatatgaattaaacatacttaaacattaatttgattgaaaaattttatttttaaataaaaaaatacatgcattttaaatttataaatttgagaAATACGAGAAATGAGTCTAGTCAATGAAGGATTACTTTATTGTTAGTTTGAATTCATCttattagatttatttaatattgattgattttaattatgaattataaaaataccaaaagcaagaattttttattgaattagtaattaaggaataaaagaatatcaatttgatttgatagacaaaaaaaatagttagtaaagaaaaacatgttacaaattgaaaaaatgaagTGATCGAAATTTTACATGAACATAaaaatatggataaaaaaatattttactttaaaaatgtAAGCTCAAAAACTGTAATGTGTTGCCGTGTTGGTCTCAAACACAAGCAAATACCTTGTAAAAAACAAACAGAAGTAAATAATTTACCTTATTTAATGAGAGTTCTATATATATCTAACATATCTTTCATTTAATAtatagaaatttattttcaattactcTTTTCTATGAATGAAAACGGGTGGGATTGAACATAAGTAGCTAGTGACTTCCCATTACCCGTCTAACTGGGAAAACCGTGTCACTTATATGTCAGGTATCTATGTAAAAATTAtccctgaattttttttatacctgCGAGTGAGTATCCATGAATACTTcaaataaagtattttataCTCATcaggatattttttaaaaaatacgatTCTTATAAAAGACACTTTATTAAATAGACCCTTTATTTgctacaatttttattttttaaaaaaaaaatcatatcgtTTTCATATTTGGTATGTAAAGATTACATGTctttaatgaaagaaataaaaaatcgtACTGTAAAAAGATCAAAGTAATAAGAAGAATATTATATATGGTGTAATTTTGAATATCTTGGATCAAATTCCTCCTAGtaaaatcaatctcaacaaCAGTAATTAATGAATTAGCAGGCAATAGATATCTGAGGGTATGGATATACTATGATACTTGTTACCTACTCGTTAATGAGTGGATAAAATAAACCCATATCTATTATTTATAAgtattcatttaaattatttatcttttattcatGGTGATTTTATCCATAAATATCCGCAGATACATATTCTTCTTATCATCcttactcttttattttttatatcaagttTTAAGAAATggtgatttagaaaaatagttaaTGCTCCActagttaaagaattaaaataatttttctattaaaaatcatatcaaaattattttgcGGATTCCAATAAAATAGTTCACATTTATCAGATAAAATTGTTACAATTAAATGttactagttaattttttaaataactaaataaatttcttaattagtatgtaaaataatttttttattatgtttaagaTAACAGTACTCCCTTAgtctaataatttttctcagaaaatttaattgagagAGTTTTATAATTAAGAACGAAGGAAGAGTTCACGAATCAGATTGTTCCAAGGTAATTGCATTAAACTTTcccataaaattataaaactattatACAATTAACGCAGATTCCAGAGCAAGGAACATATACAATTGGGTGCATTATTGAAATTTCTGTATTGAAGGAGTCGTCATAGACTCATTGTTTTtttccctcaagtcatagactCGTACACATGCAAACTTTTCGTGGAACCAAGCGTGTACGACTGTACGTAATTAATGCCAGGCCAAATTAAATTTCCCAGAGATTACCACGTTAGTCATATAGTAAATTGTAAACATAGTAAAGTTTATGGTCAAATGTCAACCTCTTATTCTCTCTTGGTATTTACACGGTAACAAACAGCGTAGTTTTTCCCCTTAAAATACTTAACACGACTACGTGTTATGAGTTGTAAatgtttcttcaatttcttcctttctttcctcaccTTTTCATATCCAATTCTTCTACTTAAACCCCCCACTCTCTTCCTTCCCTTTCATCCTAAACATTAACCTTTCTTTTTACTACAAACACAAAGTTATACACTACTCAACACTCATCATACATTCTTTGCTCTTTACTTACGTACAACATACTACAAAGTTGTGTCTAGATATCTACTTTGGTACACTAAAATTCTCATAGATATGGAGGCAAAACCACAAGCACGAACCCTAGAGATCACCGTTATGTCGGGAGAAAACATATGTGTGGATCGAAGTTCTGGGGCGGAGAACGTGTATGTTGTTGTTCGTGCCGAATCTCTAAATTCTTGCACGACAAAAACGGTGAATGAAGATAAGGGAGTGCATGCATGGAATGAGAAACTCTTATTAGACATTCCTACACATGCAAGGTCGGTTACGTTTGAGGTGCAATGCAAGAAATATAAAGGGGTTCGCCCTATAGGGGTAGCAAGGATAGCACTTTCGGATTTTCTTAGTAACGATACTAAGATTGTGTCGGAAAGTGTGCCTCAAATGTATTGTTACGGATTGAGGAATTGGGAAGGTCGACAAAACGGTGTTATTCATTTCTCAGTGAAGGTGGTGTCACTAGCTGGCGATAAATATTTGTGTTCAgagacaaaacaagaaaaagacatAATAGGAATTGAGCATTCCAGTTTGGTGGAGTTACCAAAGTGTTCctgtttgaagttttttttcccCATTTTTAGATGGAGataattaaaattctctatttACATGTTTTATATCATATTACACAATGTTATTTGCAATTAATGTTTtcactataattttaaaaatgatatgtaATCCTGAGTAATTTAAGATAATGTGAGtattatctaatttattaaatttatatcaagggcaattatcattatttaattctgataaaaagtcaaattttttgaataatatCATAGTctcaagtaaaatatatttgtctCTACTTTGGGTGAGCATCTTCCCTTATGCTTATGCTagaataatttaatcttaacttaatttgaagtatttttatctttgtcttGAGAAAACTATCTTTAATTCACTCATCTTAATCTTAACTAAAGTATCTCTAACTTAACTTTagacaaaataatttaacttttaactctCAAGTAATTTTACCTcaattagaatatttttaacTGGTCTCTACCAAAGTAATTTCATCTTTGCTTCAATTAGAATATTTTGACTTCAACCTAAGTCGATCTAAGTAGGAAGTTTCTCATATCTAATAGTTACCTATATACTCTAACCAAATTACAACAACTCATGCACAATGATAAATCATCAAAGTTGGATTcccttaaattaatttataaatgataTTATGTTTGCAAGCATAGAAGCTATGAgagataagaataaaaattaatatcctcgaatacattttatttaaaggttaggtaaattttaagaatatatttttaatgttgtaatataaattaaaacaacaagtatattaaaaaattattttaaaaattcattaagTTGATTAAAAgctattttattgaaaatctctaaagattaaaaaaaaaatttataattacatttaagtgcaatattaatataataatggatataataatttatcaaaatattagagtgcacaaatggataaaaaaagtatttaaaatgaaattaagcatagaataatacttaaatatattttttgtcttcacaatttaacatttttttatttttgttgtctctataaatatatattttttgttttaatccttgtaaaatgttttattttccatgCATAAAGTATTTTAGATAACACTTTGAACAGTAAAATAAAGTGTTTTAaacatagaaaaaatattatttaaaatactttaagaataaaaaataaaataatcacattTTGCAAGcactaaaacaaaaatgaaaaaaatgataaattatacagataaaaaatatttttaagcttaaaaaaaatgaacttaaaaaACCATCATTGAGAGGAATCCAACCCATCATCACATAACAATAATATAGAACAACTCTGTTACAAGACATAGGAAAACCAAACggttttcttccattttcaacACCGAACAAAGTGCTTTAGATCACCAAAATTTCAGAAGAAATGATTTCTAGttgatttctaattttattttcgattaaaagcatttgaaacATGGTACTCATACATCTATTCTTCACTCTTTCTCCATTACCGAACTGCACTCTTCTCAATTGAGAATGCATGAGCTTCTCATTCAAATCGCTACACAAAAACGCAGATCTGCGACGGGGGTTTCTCATTCGCAACACAAAAACGCAAATCTAGGATGGGGGTATTCGAATCccaacacaaaattaaaatgcaaatcTGGGTTTGGGATATTCGAGTCACAACACAAAAAATACAGATTTGGATTGAGACCGACTCAGAGGTTCTTGATGGTGCCACAAACTTGATTTTTATAAGGATGTTTCTGATGATATTGTGACGAAAACCTTATTCGATCACTCataaaatttttcattaatattaatgttaataatttggttataattaatttaaaagaaaaaatattaaattgtaattattattattttcataaaactcGGATATAATTTCATTTAGAAGTGTCTTAATATATTGGTGCATGTGAATGAGAGTACCAAAATCCTTCAGAATGTAAAGGTTCTGAAGAGTTGCTCATTAATTAATCTTCCCAAAGATACCAAGTTACCAACCAAACAAATACTCTCTGGTGTCATCAATATCTTCCAAAAATTCTGCCGCGGATGTGCAAATCACTAGTCAAAGTCGAAAGTCAAAAAGTCCATAAACACGTTACTGAAAAACACCGAAACAAACtcatcattttctctctcttttcctcgTTCCCTCCCTCATCACATTCGATCGAATCCTATTATTATTACATGTACTATACCTCTATAAAAACACACTTCACCCCAATTCTTCCCTTACAACAAATTTAAACCCTCTTCACCTTTCTTCTCTCCTTACAACAAACCAAACCACTTAAAGTTTTAAACACACTTACAAAATCATAGTTACAATTACACACTTTCACTAGCTATTACACTTtttgagggttttttttttcttctactatATATATGGGGGCAAGCTCGGGTACAGTACTAGAGATCACAGTTATATCATGCGAAAACCTTCGTGTCACGGAGGATCCGTACGTTGTCGTTAGGGCAGAGTCCTTAAAGTGTTGCACCACGAAGATGGCGAAAGATAGTGGGAGCAACAAAACGGGTTTGTTTTCGTGGAACGAGAAGTTGATGCTGAACATGCCCATGCATGCAAGGTCCATCACGTTCGAGGTGCAATGCAACAGGTTCAAGGGTCTTCGACCCGTCGGGGTGGCAAGAATTGCGGTTTCCGATTTTCTCGGCGGCGCTGCCGTGTCGGAAAATTGCTTGCATGAGTTGAGTTACCGGCTGAGGGACTGGGAAGGGAAGGGAAACGGGGTGATTCATTTCGGGGTGAGGGTGGTGCCGCCGGAGGAACGTTCGAATGCTGCCGTGAAACCGGTGAAGGGAATGACGGTGAGTAAGGATTCCGGTGATTATAAGTCAAATGAAGTTGTTGGTGTCCCGTTTTGGTGGAACTACCCTAACGTTATttgaatatttgtatttttctattattttttttatttgttgaattaATATTGGTAAAGGAGGTGTGGAAATTAAAGTCAAGTGAAAGGTGA is a genomic window containing:
- the LOC102665695 gene encoding uncharacterized protein; this translates as MDESNHDMVNMLTQQIGTVINPLIQNTNDSYQMLTNQISRMADFFGAPPIQQPPIRQIQIQAPVQEIQMPNNPGIQMAQAPQPAARIEPPVQQVEPNPGIVLVNRNQNADEVIGNIQQNRFDRQNNLAQMVETILVQNGLNLGLHRPNFVSPLSEYVLQTELPRGVKIPKFTKFAGETNESTVEHIARYLVEAGDLANNENLRMKFFPNSLTKNAFTWFTTLPPHSIHNWNQLERIFHEQFYMGQSKISLKELASVRRKAPESIDDYLNRFRLLKARDMAQLADRVRQLERLKAEKARNSKFHKKEKVAYVETNDSDQEFDIIYEDIEDNEVDLAELKPGPPYVCKLLRPSNGKNPVEPKNDKFVSKTYTFDITKCDEIFDLLVTDGQIVVPKGLKVPPIEQQKKRGYCKFHNFLGHKTSRCVLFRDLVQKALDEGRLKFGEKPKVVQANAETSKAAETLYAEPQEIMMVETMEVSHVQIQDISEEDYNEQMKVVYPQAEEELIDFLNRCKLENKIVMRCPRCSAVCDREATEGLKKYQVVNKGAKQNQRFDKGKRVMVQSNINQKSGRRNTFALPGSVPVEKWMHQGLIRFNKGIMEVGGSSGTKQVGPQEANKYSYRNNYKGKNPMTRTQWRRFQRQKKLAQQNLQTG
- the LOC100802552 gene encoding uncharacterized protein, with translation MEAKPQARTLEITVMSGENICVDRSSGAENVYVVVRAESLNSCTTKTVNEDKGVHAWNEKLLLDIPTHARSVTFEVQCKKYKGVRPIGVARIALSDFLSNDTKIVSESVPQMYCYGLRNWEGRQNGVIHFSVKVVSLAGDKYLCSETKQEKDIIGIEHSSLVELPKCSCLKFFFPIFRWR
- the LOC102669378 gene encoding uncharacterized protein translates to MGASSGTVLEITVISCENLRVTEDPYVVVRAESLKCCTTKMAKDSGSNKTGLFSWNEKLMLNMPMHARSITFEVQCNRFKGLRPVGVARIAVSDFLGGAAVSENCLHELSYRLRDWEGKGNGVIHFGVRVVPPEERSNAAVKPVKGMTVSKDSGDYKSNEVVGVPFWWNYPNVI